A stretch of Equus przewalskii isolate Varuska chromosome 11, EquPr2, whole genome shotgun sequence DNA encodes these proteins:
- the CATSPER1 gene encoding cation channel sperm-associated protein 1 isoform X5 — protein MNPIPTVCPITMDHFDDEHHHGSRRVQHGESYHHGGPHRGESYHHGGPHRGESYHHGGPHRGESYHRRGPHRGESYHRGRSHRGEPHHRGGPHHHGEPHLRWGPHHYGGSHLHANPLHHGESYHRGGPHHHSEAYHHGGPHHDVAHHHGGHSPHEADHHRRPLHHGEAYSHHSYVEPYHDDIPGYISEHHRGHHDEHHHKEHHHGEHHHGEHHHGHHGEHQHREHHHGAHPHDYLQGDHHYGVHHHGGSEVFGPHKSYSMARASLDSTHSYASARQPSIGHIQNLMRSRSMIHIPGAQVSSKVHPQDSSSKSSESWAEEDEQFQKRKAGRTQRPHKKLHTLYLCYWLWEKLSYFIQDLRRMLRNLIESLAFEAFIFLVVCLNTIMLVVQTFAEVEIRGDFFIMVMAVLDFMLMQLNYLSSRTFYHQSFRIFKVFKSLRALRAIRVLRRLSFLTSLQEVTGTLARSLPSITAILILMFTCLFLFSVVLRALFRQSDPKRFQNIFTTIFTLFTLLTLDDWSLIYLDSRAQGAWHIIPILMIYIIIQYFIFLNLVIAVLVDNFQMALLRGLEKVKQERAAWIHEKLLDDSLTELRKAEPVEEMSEHTKQKQLMEKKFGTMTEKQQEVLFHFLQLVAGVEHYQQKFRSQASVIDEIVDTTFEAGEEDFRK, from the exons ATGAATCCCATCCCCACAGTGTGTCCCATCACCATG GACCACTTTGATGATGAGCATCACCATGGTAGCAGGAGAGTCCAGCATGGTGAGTCCTACCACCATGGGGGACCCCACCGGGGTGAGTCCTACCACCATGGGGGACCCCACCGGGGTGAGTCCTACCACCATGGGGGACCCCACCGGGGTGAGTCCTACCACCGTAGGGGACCCCACCGGGGTGAGTCCTACCACCGTGGGAGATCCCACCGTGGTGAGCCCCACCACCGTGGGGGGCCGCACCACCATGGTGAGCCCCACCTCCGTTGGGGGCCCCACCACTATGGTGGGTCCCATCTCCATGCGAACCCCCTCCACCATGGTGAATCCTACCACCGTGGAGGCCCCCATCACCATAGTGAGGCCTATCACCATGGTGGGCCCCATCATGATGTTGCTCACCACCACGGCGGGCACTCTCCTCATGAAGCCGACCACCACAGAAGGCCTCTTCATCATGGAGAGGCCTATTCCCACCATTCCTACGTGGAGCCCTACCATGATGACATACCTGGCTACATTAGTGAGCACCACCGTGGCCACCACGATGAGCACCACCACAAGGAGCACCACCACGGTGAGCACCACCACGGTGAGCACCACCACGGCCACCATGGCGAGCACCAGCACAGGGAGCATCACCACGGTGCACATCCACATGATTATCTCCAAGGCGATCACCACTATGGGGTGCACCATCATGGTGGCTCTGAAGTCTTTGGCCCACACAAGTCCTACAGCATGGCCAGAGCCTCCCTCGACTCCACCCATTCTTATGCATCAGCCCGCCAACCGAGCATAGGACACATACAGAACTTGATGCGTTCCCGCAGTATGATTCATATACCGGGCGCACAGGTCTCCAGCAAAGTCCATCCTCAGGATTCTTCCTCTAAATCCTCGGAAAGCTGGGCCGAAGAAGATGAGCAATTTCAGAAGCGCAAAG CTGGCCGTACCCAGCGGCCCCACAAGAAGCTGCACACCTTGTACCTCTGCTATTGGTTGTGGGAAAAATTAAGCTACTTCATTCAGGACCTCAGGAGAATGCTCAGGAATCTGATTGAGTCCCTGGCCTTCGAAGCCTTCATCTTCCTCGTTGTCTGCCTCAACACCATCATGCTGGTGGTCCAGACCTTCGCTGAAGTTGAGATCCGGGGTG ATTTCTTCATCATGGTCATGGCGGTGCTGGACTTCATGCTCATGCAGCTCAACTACCTCTCCTCACGCACCTTCTACCACCAAAGCTTTCGAATCTTCAAGGTCTTCAAGAGCCTGCGGGCCCTGAGGGCCATCCGGGTCCTGCGGAGGCTCAG CTTCCTGACCAGCCTCCAGGAAGTGACCGGGACCCTGGCCCGGTCCCTGCCGTCCATCACTGCCATCCTCATCCTCATGTTTACCTGCCTCT TCCTCTTCTCTGTGGTGCTGCGAGCCTTGTTCCGCCAGTCTGACCCCAAGCGCTTCCAGAACATCTTCACGACCATATTCACCCTCTTTACCCTGCTCACCCTGGACGACTGGTCCCTCATCTACCTGGATAGCCGGGCCCAGG GCGCCTGGCACATCATCCCCATCCTCATGATTTACATCATCATCCAATACTTCATCTTCCTCAA CCTGGTGATTGCTGTCCTGGTGGACAACTTCCAGATGGCACTGCTCAGAGGCCTGGAGAAAGTGAAGCAGGAG AGGGCCGCCTGGATCCATGAGAAGCTGCTGGATGACTCACTGACAGAGCTCCGCAAAGCAG AGCCTGTAGAGGAGATGAGTGAACACACCAAACAGAAGCAGCTCATGGAGAAGAAATTTGGGACCATGACTGAGAA gcagCAAGAGGTCCTCTTCCACTTTCTGCAGCTGGTGGCCGGGGTGGAACATTATCAGCAGAAATTCCGCTCCCAGGCATCCGTCATTGACGAGATTGTCGACACTACTTTTGAG GCCGGAGAAGAGGACTTCCGGAAGTGA
- the CATSPER1 gene encoding cation channel sperm-associated protein 1 isoform X8: MAGKAHNEADISDLDMLSRPSSSTPHHRPGHSGGHNLHESHPHSVSHHHADHHRRPLHHGEAYSHHSYVEPYHDDIPGYISEHHRGHHDEHHHKEHHHGEHHHGEHHHGHHGEHQHREHHHGAHPHDYLQGDHHYGVHHHGGSEVFGPHKSYSMARASLDSTHSYASARQPSIGHIQNLMRSRSMIHIPGAQVSSKVHPQDSSSKSSESWAEEDEQFQKRKAGRTQRPHKKLHTLYLCYWLWEKLSYFIQDLRRMLRNLIESLAFEAFIFLVVCLNTIMLVVQTFAEVEIRGDFFIMVMAVLDFMLMQLNYLSSRTFYHQSFRIFKVFKSLRALRAIRVLRRLSFLTSLQEVTGTLARSLPSITAILILMFTCLFLFSVVLRALFRQSDPKRFQNIFTTIFTLFTLLTLDDWSLIYLDSRAQGAWHIIPILMIYIIIQYFIFLNLVIAVLVDNFQMALLRGLEKVKQERAAWIHEKLLDDSLTELRKAEPVEEMSEHTKQKQLMEKKFGTMTEKQQEVLFHFLQLVAGVEHYQQKFRSQASVIDEIVDTTFEAGEEDFRK, from the exons ATGGCTGGAAAGGCTCACAATGAGGCAGACATCAGTGACTTGGATATGCTTTCTCGCCCCAGCTCATCAACCCCACACCACAGGCCAGGCCATAGTGGAGGCCACAACCTTCATGAATCCCATCCCCACAGTGTGTCCCATCACCATG CCGACCACCACAGAAGGCCTCTTCATCATGGAGAGGCCTATTCCCACCATTCCTACGTGGAGCCCTACCATGATGACATACCTGGCTACATTAGTGAGCACCACCGTGGCCACCACGATGAGCACCACCACAAGGAGCACCACCACGGTGAGCACCACCACGGTGAGCACCACCACGGCCACCATGGCGAGCACCAGCACAGGGAGCATCACCACGGTGCACATCCACATGATTATCTCCAAGGCGATCACCACTATGGGGTGCACCATCATGGTGGCTCTGAAGTCTTTGGCCCACACAAGTCCTACAGCATGGCCAGAGCCTCCCTCGACTCCACCCATTCTTATGCATCAGCCCGCCAACCGAGCATAGGACACATACAGAACTTGATGCGTTCCCGCAGTATGATTCATATACCGGGCGCACAGGTCTCCAGCAAAGTCCATCCTCAGGATTCTTCCTCTAAATCCTCGGAAAGCTGGGCCGAAGAAGATGAGCAATTTCAGAAGCGCAAAG CTGGCCGTACCCAGCGGCCCCACAAGAAGCTGCACACCTTGTACCTCTGCTATTGGTTGTGGGAAAAATTAAGCTACTTCATTCAGGACCTCAGGAGAATGCTCAGGAATCTGATTGAGTCCCTGGCCTTCGAAGCCTTCATCTTCCTCGTTGTCTGCCTCAACACCATCATGCTGGTGGTCCAGACCTTCGCTGAAGTTGAGATCCGGGGTG ATTTCTTCATCATGGTCATGGCGGTGCTGGACTTCATGCTCATGCAGCTCAACTACCTCTCCTCACGCACCTTCTACCACCAAAGCTTTCGAATCTTCAAGGTCTTCAAGAGCCTGCGGGCCCTGAGGGCCATCCGGGTCCTGCGGAGGCTCAG CTTCCTGACCAGCCTCCAGGAAGTGACCGGGACCCTGGCCCGGTCCCTGCCGTCCATCACTGCCATCCTCATCCTCATGTTTACCTGCCTCT TCCTCTTCTCTGTGGTGCTGCGAGCCTTGTTCCGCCAGTCTGACCCCAAGCGCTTCCAGAACATCTTCACGACCATATTCACCCTCTTTACCCTGCTCACCCTGGACGACTGGTCCCTCATCTACCTGGATAGCCGGGCCCAGG GCGCCTGGCACATCATCCCCATCCTCATGATTTACATCATCATCCAATACTTCATCTTCCTCAA CCTGGTGATTGCTGTCCTGGTGGACAACTTCCAGATGGCACTGCTCAGAGGCCTGGAGAAAGTGAAGCAGGAG AGGGCCGCCTGGATCCATGAGAAGCTGCTGGATGACTCACTGACAGAGCTCCGCAAAGCAG AGCCTGTAGAGGAGATGAGTGAACACACCAAACAGAAGCAGCTCATGGAGAAGAAATTTGGGACCATGACTGAGAA gcagCAAGAGGTCCTCTTCCACTTTCTGCAGCTGGTGGCCGGGGTGGAACATTATCAGCAGAAATTCCGCTCCCAGGCATCCGTCATTGACGAGATTGTCGACACTACTTTTGAG GCCGGAGAAGAGGACTTCCGGAAGTGA
- the CATSPER1 gene encoding cation channel sperm-associated protein 1 isoform X2 gives MAGKAHNEADISDLDMLSRPSSSTPHHRPGHSGGHNLHESHPHSVSHHHGESHLHDISHHPGGSHHLGDSPDFKDNAFSRHSHHSPHPPHSPHTPHHGEAHHHGRAHYPTTLVLEPSHGAHGAHSYGEDHFDDEHHHGSRRVQHGESYHHGGPHRGESYHHGGPHRGESYHHGGPHRGESYHRRGPHRGESYHRGRSHRGEPHHRGGPHHHGEPHLRWGPHHYGGSHLHANPLHHGESYHRGGPHHHSEAYHHGGPHHDVAHHHGGHSPHEADHHRRPLHHGEAYSHHSYVEPYHDDIPGYISEHHRGHHDEHHHKEHHHGEHHHGEHHHGHHGEHQHREHHHGAHPHDYLQGDHHYGVHHHGGSEVFGPHKSYSMARASLDSTHSYASARQPSIGHIQNLMRSRSMIHIPGAQVSSKVHPQDSSSKSSESWAEEDEQFQKRKAGRTQRPHKKLHTLYLCYWLWEKLSYFIQDLRRMLRNLIESLAFEAFIFLVVCLNTIMLVVQTFAEVEIRGDFFIMVMAVLDFMLMQLNYLSSRTFYHQSFRIFKVFKSLRALRAIRVLRRLSFLTSLQEVTGTLARSLPSITAILILMFTCLFLFSVVLRALFRQSDPKRFQNIFTTIFTLFTLLTLDDWSLIYLDSRAQGAWHIIPILMIYIIIQYFIFLNLVIAVLVDNFQMALLRGLEKVKQERAAWIHEKLLDDSLTELRKAEPVEEMSEHTKQKQLMEKKFGTMTEKQQEVLFHFLQLVAGVEHYQQKFRSQASVIDEIVDTTFEAGEEDFRK, from the exons ATGGCTGGAAAGGCTCACAATGAGGCAGACATCAGTGACTTGGATATGCTTTCTCGCCCCAGCTCATCAACCCCACACCACAGGCCAGGCCATAGTGGAGGCCACAACCTTCATGAATCCCATCCCCACAGTGTGTCCCATCACCATGGTGAGTCCCACCTTCATGACATATCCCATCATCCTGGTGGATCTCACCACCTTGGTGACTCCCCAGACTTCAAAGACAATGCCTTCTCCCGCCATTCCCaccactctccccaccctccccactctcctcacACCCCCCACCATGGAGAGGCCCACCATCATGGTAGAGCCCACTACCCCACAACCCTTGTCCTAGAGCCTTCCCATGGTGCTCATGGTGCTCATTCTTATGGTGAGGACCACTTTGATGATGAGCATCACCATGGTAGCAGGAGAGTCCAGCATGGTGAGTCCTACCACCATGGGGGACCCCACCGGGGTGAGTCCTACCACCATGGGGGACCCCACCGGGGTGAGTCCTACCACCATGGGGGACCCCACCGGGGTGAGTCCTACCACCGTAGGGGACCCCACCGGGGTGAGTCCTACCACCGTGGGAGATCCCACCGTGGTGAGCCCCACCACCGTGGGGGGCCGCACCACCATGGTGAGCCCCACCTCCGTTGGGGGCCCCACCACTATGGTGGGTCCCATCTCCATGCGAACCCCCTCCACCATGGTGAATCCTACCACCGTGGAGGCCCCCATCACCATAGTGAGGCCTATCACCATGGTGGGCCCCATCATGATGTTGCTCACCACCACGGCGGGCACTCTCCTCATGAAGCCGACCACCACAGAAGGCCTCTTCATCATGGAGAGGCCTATTCCCACCATTCCTACGTGGAGCCCTACCATGATGACATACCTGGCTACATTAGTGAGCACCACCGTGGCCACCACGATGAGCACCACCACAAGGAGCACCACCACGGTGAGCACCACCACGGTGAGCACCACCACGGCCACCATGGCGAGCACCAGCACAGGGAGCATCACCACGGTGCACATCCACATGATTATCTCCAAGGCGATCACCACTATGGGGTGCACCATCATGGTGGCTCTGAAGTCTTTGGCCCACACAAGTCCTACAGCATGGCCAGAGCCTCCCTCGACTCCACCCATTCTTATGCATCAGCCCGCCAACCGAGCATAGGACACATACAGAACTTGATGCGTTCCCGCAGTATGATTCATATACCGGGCGCACAGGTCTCCAGCAAAGTCCATCCTCAGGATTCTTCCTCTAAATCCTCGGAAAGCTGGGCCGAAGAAGATGAGCAATTTCAGAAGCGCAAAG CTGGCCGTACCCAGCGGCCCCACAAGAAGCTGCACACCTTGTACCTCTGCTATTGGTTGTGGGAAAAATTAAGCTACTTCATTCAGGACCTCAGGAGAATGCTCAGGAATCTGATTGAGTCCCTGGCCTTCGAAGCCTTCATCTTCCTCGTTGTCTGCCTCAACACCATCATGCTGGTGGTCCAGACCTTCGCTGAAGTTGAGATCCGGGGTG ATTTCTTCATCATGGTCATGGCGGTGCTGGACTTCATGCTCATGCAGCTCAACTACCTCTCCTCACGCACCTTCTACCACCAAAGCTTTCGAATCTTCAAGGTCTTCAAGAGCCTGCGGGCCCTGAGGGCCATCCGGGTCCTGCGGAGGCTCAG CTTCCTGACCAGCCTCCAGGAAGTGACCGGGACCCTGGCCCGGTCCCTGCCGTCCATCACTGCCATCCTCATCCTCATGTTTACCTGCCTCT TCCTCTTCTCTGTGGTGCTGCGAGCCTTGTTCCGCCAGTCTGACCCCAAGCGCTTCCAGAACATCTTCACGACCATATTCACCCTCTTTACCCTGCTCACCCTGGACGACTGGTCCCTCATCTACCTGGATAGCCGGGCCCAGG GCGCCTGGCACATCATCCCCATCCTCATGATTTACATCATCATCCAATACTTCATCTTCCTCAA CCTGGTGATTGCTGTCCTGGTGGACAACTTCCAGATGGCACTGCTCAGAGGCCTGGAGAAAGTGAAGCAGGAG AGGGCCGCCTGGATCCATGAGAAGCTGCTGGATGACTCACTGACAGAGCTCCGCAAAGCAG AGCCTGTAGAGGAGATGAGTGAACACACCAAACAGAAGCAGCTCATGGAGAAGAAATTTGGGACCATGACTGAGAA gcagCAAGAGGTCCTCTTCCACTTTCTGCAGCTGGTGGCCGGGGTGGAACATTATCAGCAGAAATTCCGCTCCCAGGCATCCGTCATTGACGAGATTGTCGACACTACTTTTGAG GCCGGAGAAGAGGACTTCCGGAAGTGA
- the CATSPER1 gene encoding cation channel sperm-associated protein 1 isoform X3, giving the protein MAGKAHNEADISDLDMLSRPSSSTPHHRPGHSGGHNLHESHPHSVSHHHEPSHGAHGAHSYGEDHFDDEHHHGSRRVQHGESYHHGGPHRGESYHHGGPHRGESYHHGGPHRGESYHRRGPHRGESYHRGRSHRGEPHHRGGPHHHGEPHLRWGPHHYGGSHLHANPLHHGESYHRGGPHHHSEAYHHGGPHHDVAHHHGGHSPHEADHHRRPLHHGEAYSHHSYVEPYHDDIPGYISEHHRGHHDEHHHKEHHHGEHHHGEHHHGHHGEHQHREHHHGAHPHDYLQGDHHYGVHHHGGSEVFGPHKSYSMARASLDSTHSYASARQPSIGHIQNLMRSRSMIHIPGAQVSSKVHPQDSSSKSSESWAEEDEQFQKRKAGRTQRPHKKLHTLYLCYWLWEKLSYFIQDLRRMLRNLIESLAFEAFIFLVVCLNTIMLVVQTFAEVEIRGDFFIMVMAVLDFMLMQLNYLSSRTFYHQSFRIFKVFKSLRALRAIRVLRRLSFLTSLQEVTGTLARSLPSITAILILMFTCLFLFSVVLRALFRQSDPKRFQNIFTTIFTLFTLLTLDDWSLIYLDSRAQGAWHIIPILMIYIIIQYFIFLNLVIAVLVDNFQMALLRGLEKVKQERAAWIHEKLLDDSLTELRKAEPVEEMSEHTKQKQLMEKKFGTMTEKQQEVLFHFLQLVAGVEHYQQKFRSQASVIDEIVDTTFEAGEEDFRK; this is encoded by the exons ATGGCTGGAAAGGCTCACAATGAGGCAGACATCAGTGACTTGGATATGCTTTCTCGCCCCAGCTCATCAACCCCACACCACAGGCCAGGCCATAGTGGAGGCCACAACCTTCATGAATCCCATCCCCACAGTGTGTCCCATCACCATG AGCCTTCCCATGGTGCTCATGGTGCTCATTCTTATGGTGAGGACCACTTTGATGATGAGCATCACCATGGTAGCAGGAGAGTCCAGCATGGTGAGTCCTACCACCATGGGGGACCCCACCGGGGTGAGTCCTACCACCATGGGGGACCCCACCGGGGTGAGTCCTACCACCATGGGGGACCCCACCGGGGTGAGTCCTACCACCGTAGGGGACCCCACCGGGGTGAGTCCTACCACCGTGGGAGATCCCACCGTGGTGAGCCCCACCACCGTGGGGGGCCGCACCACCATGGTGAGCCCCACCTCCGTTGGGGGCCCCACCACTATGGTGGGTCCCATCTCCATGCGAACCCCCTCCACCATGGTGAATCCTACCACCGTGGAGGCCCCCATCACCATAGTGAGGCCTATCACCATGGTGGGCCCCATCATGATGTTGCTCACCACCACGGCGGGCACTCTCCTCATGAAGCCGACCACCACAGAAGGCCTCTTCATCATGGAGAGGCCTATTCCCACCATTCCTACGTGGAGCCCTACCATGATGACATACCTGGCTACATTAGTGAGCACCACCGTGGCCACCACGATGAGCACCACCACAAGGAGCACCACCACGGTGAGCACCACCACGGTGAGCACCACCACGGCCACCATGGCGAGCACCAGCACAGGGAGCATCACCACGGTGCACATCCACATGATTATCTCCAAGGCGATCACCACTATGGGGTGCACCATCATGGTGGCTCTGAAGTCTTTGGCCCACACAAGTCCTACAGCATGGCCAGAGCCTCCCTCGACTCCACCCATTCTTATGCATCAGCCCGCCAACCGAGCATAGGACACATACAGAACTTGATGCGTTCCCGCAGTATGATTCATATACCGGGCGCACAGGTCTCCAGCAAAGTCCATCCTCAGGATTCTTCCTCTAAATCCTCGGAAAGCTGGGCCGAAGAAGATGAGCAATTTCAGAAGCGCAAAG CTGGCCGTACCCAGCGGCCCCACAAGAAGCTGCACACCTTGTACCTCTGCTATTGGTTGTGGGAAAAATTAAGCTACTTCATTCAGGACCTCAGGAGAATGCTCAGGAATCTGATTGAGTCCCTGGCCTTCGAAGCCTTCATCTTCCTCGTTGTCTGCCTCAACACCATCATGCTGGTGGTCCAGACCTTCGCTGAAGTTGAGATCCGGGGTG ATTTCTTCATCATGGTCATGGCGGTGCTGGACTTCATGCTCATGCAGCTCAACTACCTCTCCTCACGCACCTTCTACCACCAAAGCTTTCGAATCTTCAAGGTCTTCAAGAGCCTGCGGGCCCTGAGGGCCATCCGGGTCCTGCGGAGGCTCAG CTTCCTGACCAGCCTCCAGGAAGTGACCGGGACCCTGGCCCGGTCCCTGCCGTCCATCACTGCCATCCTCATCCTCATGTTTACCTGCCTCT TCCTCTTCTCTGTGGTGCTGCGAGCCTTGTTCCGCCAGTCTGACCCCAAGCGCTTCCAGAACATCTTCACGACCATATTCACCCTCTTTACCCTGCTCACCCTGGACGACTGGTCCCTCATCTACCTGGATAGCCGGGCCCAGG GCGCCTGGCACATCATCCCCATCCTCATGATTTACATCATCATCCAATACTTCATCTTCCTCAA CCTGGTGATTGCTGTCCTGGTGGACAACTTCCAGATGGCACTGCTCAGAGGCCTGGAGAAAGTGAAGCAGGAG AGGGCCGCCTGGATCCATGAGAAGCTGCTGGATGACTCACTGACAGAGCTCCGCAAAGCAG AGCCTGTAGAGGAGATGAGTGAACACACCAAACAGAAGCAGCTCATGGAGAAGAAATTTGGGACCATGACTGAGAA gcagCAAGAGGTCCTCTTCCACTTTCTGCAGCTGGTGGCCGGGGTGGAACATTATCAGCAGAAATTCCGCTCCCAGGCATCCGTCATTGACGAGATTGTCGACACTACTTTTGAG GCCGGAGAAGAGGACTTCCGGAAGTGA
- the CATSPER1 gene encoding cation channel sperm-associated protein 1 isoform X1 has protein sequence MAGKAHNEADISDLDMLSRPSSSTPHHRPGHSGGHNLHESHPHSVSHHHGESHLHDISHHPGGSHHLGDSPDFKDNAFSRHSHHSPHPPHSPHTPHHGEAHHHGRAHYPTTLVLEPSHGAHGAHSYGEDHFDDEHHHGSRRVQHGESYHHGGPHRGESYHHGGPHRGESYHHGGPHRGESYHRRGPHRGESYHRGRSHRGEPHHRGGPHHHGEPHLRWGPHHYGGSHLHANPLHHGESYHRGGPHHHSEAYHHGGPHHDVAHHHGGHSPHEADHHRRPLHHGEAYSHHSYVEPYHDDIPGYISEHHRGHHDEHHHKEHHHGEHHHGEHHHGHHGEHQHREHHHGAHPHDYLQGDHHYGVHHHGGSEVFGPHKSYSMARASLDSTHSYASARQPSIGHIQNLMRSRSMIHIPGAQVSSKVHPQDSSSKSSESWAEEDEQFQKRKAGRTQRPHKKLHTLYLCYWLWEKLSYFIQDLRRMLRNLIESLAFEAFIFLVVCLNTIMLVVQTFAEVEIRGEWYFMALDSIFLCIYVVEALLKIMALGVNYFYNSWNNLDFFIMVMAVLDFMLMQLNYLSSRTFYHQSFRIFKVFKSLRALRAIRVLRRLSFLTSLQEVTGTLARSLPSITAILILMFTCLFLFSVVLRALFRQSDPKRFQNIFTTIFTLFTLLTLDDWSLIYLDSRAQGAWHIIPILMIYIIIQYFIFLNLVIAVLVDNFQMALLRGLEKVKQERAAWIHEKLLDDSLTELRKAEPVEEMSEHTKQKQLMEKKFGTMTEKQQEVLFHFLQLVAGVEHYQQKFRSQASVIDEIVDTTFEAGEEDFRK, from the exons ATGGCTGGAAAGGCTCACAATGAGGCAGACATCAGTGACTTGGATATGCTTTCTCGCCCCAGCTCATCAACCCCACACCACAGGCCAGGCCATAGTGGAGGCCACAACCTTCATGAATCCCATCCCCACAGTGTGTCCCATCACCATGGTGAGTCCCACCTTCATGACATATCCCATCATCCTGGTGGATCTCACCACCTTGGTGACTCCCCAGACTTCAAAGACAATGCCTTCTCCCGCCATTCCCaccactctccccaccctccccactctcctcacACCCCCCACCATGGAGAGGCCCACCATCATGGTAGAGCCCACTACCCCACAACCCTTGTCCTAGAGCCTTCCCATGGTGCTCATGGTGCTCATTCTTATGGTGAGGACCACTTTGATGATGAGCATCACCATGGTAGCAGGAGAGTCCAGCATGGTGAGTCCTACCACCATGGGGGACCCCACCGGGGTGAGTCCTACCACCATGGGGGACCCCACCGGGGTGAGTCCTACCACCATGGGGGACCCCACCGGGGTGAGTCCTACCACCGTAGGGGACCCCACCGGGGTGAGTCCTACCACCGTGGGAGATCCCACCGTGGTGAGCCCCACCACCGTGGGGGGCCGCACCACCATGGTGAGCCCCACCTCCGTTGGGGGCCCCACCACTATGGTGGGTCCCATCTCCATGCGAACCCCCTCCACCATGGTGAATCCTACCACCGTGGAGGCCCCCATCACCATAGTGAGGCCTATCACCATGGTGGGCCCCATCATGATGTTGCTCACCACCACGGCGGGCACTCTCCTCATGAAGCCGACCACCACAGAAGGCCTCTTCATCATGGAGAGGCCTATTCCCACCATTCCTACGTGGAGCCCTACCATGATGACATACCTGGCTACATTAGTGAGCACCACCGTGGCCACCACGATGAGCACCACCACAAGGAGCACCACCACGGTGAGCACCACCACGGTGAGCACCACCACGGCCACCATGGCGAGCACCAGCACAGGGAGCATCACCACGGTGCACATCCACATGATTATCTCCAAGGCGATCACCACTATGGGGTGCACCATCATGGTGGCTCTGAAGTCTTTGGCCCACACAAGTCCTACAGCATGGCCAGAGCCTCCCTCGACTCCACCCATTCTTATGCATCAGCCCGCCAACCGAGCATAGGACACATACAGAACTTGATGCGTTCCCGCAGTATGATTCATATACCGGGCGCACAGGTCTCCAGCAAAGTCCATCCTCAGGATTCTTCCTCTAAATCCTCGGAAAGCTGGGCCGAAGAAGATGAGCAATTTCAGAAGCGCAAAG CTGGCCGTACCCAGCGGCCCCACAAGAAGCTGCACACCTTGTACCTCTGCTATTGGTTGTGGGAAAAATTAAGCTACTTCATTCAGGACCTCAGGAGAATGCTCAGGAATCTGATTGAGTCCCTGGCCTTCGAAGCCTTCATCTTCCTCGTTGTCTGCCTCAACACCATCATGCTGGTGGTCCAGACCTTCGCTGAAGTTGAGATCCGGGGTG AGTGGTACTTCATGGCCTTGGACTCCATTTTCCTCTGCATCTACGTGGTGGAAGCTCTGCTCAAGATCATGGCTCTGGGCgtcaattatttttataactccTGGAACAATCTGG ATTTCTTCATCATGGTCATGGCGGTGCTGGACTTCATGCTCATGCAGCTCAACTACCTCTCCTCACGCACCTTCTACCACCAAAGCTTTCGAATCTTCAAGGTCTTCAAGAGCCTGCGGGCCCTGAGGGCCATCCGGGTCCTGCGGAGGCTCAG CTTCCTGACCAGCCTCCAGGAAGTGACCGGGACCCTGGCCCGGTCCCTGCCGTCCATCACTGCCATCCTCATCCTCATGTTTACCTGCCTCT TCCTCTTCTCTGTGGTGCTGCGAGCCTTGTTCCGCCAGTCTGACCCCAAGCGCTTCCAGAACATCTTCACGACCATATTCACCCTCTTTACCCTGCTCACCCTGGACGACTGGTCCCTCATCTACCTGGATAGCCGGGCCCAGG GCGCCTGGCACATCATCCCCATCCTCATGATTTACATCATCATCCAATACTTCATCTTCCTCAA CCTGGTGATTGCTGTCCTGGTGGACAACTTCCAGATGGCACTGCTCAGAGGCCTGGAGAAAGTGAAGCAGGAG AGGGCCGCCTGGATCCATGAGAAGCTGCTGGATGACTCACTGACAGAGCTCCGCAAAGCAG AGCCTGTAGAGGAGATGAGTGAACACACCAAACAGAAGCAGCTCATGGAGAAGAAATTTGGGACCATGACTGAGAA gcagCAAGAGGTCCTCTTCCACTTTCTGCAGCTGGTGGCCGGGGTGGAACATTATCAGCAGAAATTCCGCTCCCAGGCATCCGTCATTGACGAGATTGTCGACACTACTTTTGAG GCCGGAGAAGAGGACTTCCGGAAGTGA